Genomic window (Musa acuminata AAA Group cultivar baxijiao chromosome BXJ1-9, Cavendish_Baxijiao_AAA, whole genome shotgun sequence):
ACATCATCAAAAACAACTGAGAACGGTACTCCTGTTTCATTCCACCACTTTGATACTTTATAAGTTGGGGGTGGTCGAATGATCTACCCGAGGCTGTGCCACTTGATTTGCCACGAAGTTGCATGAGCTCTGCAGGATGATGATGTATTCCCGTCATTTTTGGCTGAACCAAAATCTCAGGCCTCGTCCTCTGCGACCTAACGCTGTGAAGCCTCGAGGGCGGGGATGATGAGCATCTCATGATCCACGCCGTGAGGGCACGGACTCCACTTTCCTCCCGGTTAGTTTGATCTCAAAGGACATCTCACAGCAATGGAGTGAAAGCCCCATGCAGCTTCCACGAAAGCGACACGCATGGCTGGCCACACTTGCTTGCCTCCTTTACCTTCCCCTCGTGAACCAGGCGCCAAGCAAAAGCTTACACCTTCCTTCCTCTGTACCTCATTTAGCCGGCGTCCATGGCAACTTCCTCCCCTGTAACCTTTTTCTTCTCGGCTTTCGTATGCGTGGGAGTATATATAGGGATGGCCGCCTCCGCTGCTGTCACTGTATCGGAAAAGGGCATGGCGGCGGCAAGGGATTCGATGGGATTCCAGGACTTCCTGCCGAGGATGGCGGAGCGGCTGGGGGCGGAGGGGCTGATGGAGGAGCTGTGCAAGGGGTTCAAGCTGCTGATGGATCCGGAGAGGGGGGTGATCACGTCGGAGAGCCTGAGGCGGAACGTGGCGGCGTTGGGGCTGGTGGGGCTGGGAGACGACGAGCTGATGGGAATGGTGAGGGAGGGGGACCTCAACGGGGACGGCGTGTTGGACCAGATGGAGTTCTGCGTGCTCATGGTAAGATTGAGTCCGGAGCTCATCGAAGGCTCTCTCCCTGACGTCTTCAATTCTTCCCCTGCTCTGTAGCTGCCTCGACTCTCTTTCTTGACGCACCGCACCAGGACTAGTTGTagctcgtcttcttcttcctcctcttctgccttctcttctcctcctgttACATGATCATGTTGCAGCTGGGCAATGTTACTGTCTTGCAAGCCTGAGATCCATCCATCGTCTACATTtacgatgagagagagagagagagggtaatgCAGCTTACCTAGGCCATCATTCTACACATGCGTATGAATCCTCCATGAGGATTTATTGAGATAAACTGCATCTGCCATTAAAACACCGAAAAATATGGTCTTTCTAATTAAATGAGCTACAGAAACAAGAGCTGAAAAGGTCATTTCCTGCTAAACTTCAATAAAATCTGAACCTGGTTGATGATAATATGGACCAACTTTGCATCATAGAAAAAGAATGAAGAGTGAGCGTCATTCATTCTTGATGGTGGCTCCTGTGCAGTTCCAGCTGACTAAACCATCCTGTGGGTGGGATATGTAATGCTTTGATACGTGTATATCAGAGCTACACGATGACTCTGCATCAGTTGACGCCTATAGGAGCATAATAATTATTTGAAAGAAACAAGTAGCAGACACATATATGATTGATGCTTCTAAAGGAGCATAGTTATTTGAAAGAAACAAGTAGCAGACACATAAATAAGACACTGGCAAATGCAAAAGATGCACACCCAACAGTTGTCCAGCTTCTCAAAGTTGACAGGTAAACAACATGATCACTATGGACATCAGCATAAAAAACATTACATGACGAAGTCCCTGATGAAAAAGGCTGAGTCAATCTCCAACCAGCATCATCCATGTCATTTCTTACGCtgaaggaaaaaaataaagaacaagTTTTTTATTTAGCATCATCTTTTAGGAGAGTGCAATTTAGAATGACATCTGCAAACAATATAAACACAGAGGCAGATAATGATTTATGCCACAAAAATGACCATCCACTCACAACACAAGCAAATTATGGACTGACAACTGGCACTGCCTTCGGAGACCGTCACAGggaatctagtaattcatctgcttgTTGCCAATTTACCTTAATAAGACTTGTTAATATTGTACACTTTAATATCACAAAAAACTGAGCTGGCCTGTTTTGATGTGTGGTCTAAAAATGGTAAATGATCTCAAATGATAGC
Coding sequences:
- the LOC135594013 gene encoding calcium-binding protein PBP1-like, with amino-acid sequence MATSSPVTFFFSAFVCVGVYIGMAASAAVTVSEKGMAAARDSMGFQDFLPRMAERLGAEGLMEELCKGFKLLMDPERGVITSESLRRNVAALGLVGLGDDELMGMVREGDLNGDGVLDQMEFCVLMVRLSPELIEGSLPDVFNSSPAL